A portion of the Collinsella aerofaciens genome contains these proteins:
- a CDS encoding metallophosphoesterase, protein MAIYVTSDAHGHVRALDEALSKISLTSDDTLYVLGDMIDRGPDPVGVINLVRSLPNTRVLKGNHEQIMLDAIIGQDPLDAETWDINGGWTTREQLNDMEFEAYEELVRWAAALPLYAVVETAERPYLLVHAGIQAEAARAFLLEHGVDCGDGRGAVDADRELLQQMLAVQSSDDLLWIRHGYWDAPTGLLSAEGKGPVVVSGHTPTVSLGRYCEVGGLAGLDEESGRGQMVLLGGEDTAGVPDRIDIDCAAATGSEFGRVGILRLDDGAEFYANINPGE, encoded by the coding sequence ATGGCGATCTATGTGACATCTGATGCTCACGGGCACGTGCGCGCGCTGGACGAGGCCCTTTCCAAGATCTCGCTGACGTCCGACGACACGCTGTATGTGCTGGGCGACATGATCGACCGCGGCCCCGATCCGGTCGGCGTCATCAACTTGGTGCGGTCGCTGCCCAACACTCGCGTGCTTAAGGGCAACCACGAGCAGATTATGCTCGACGCGATTATTGGGCAGGACCCGCTCGATGCCGAGACTTGGGATATCAACGGTGGCTGGACGACGCGCGAGCAGCTTAACGACATGGAATTTGAGGCGTACGAGGAGCTTGTGCGATGGGCTGCCGCCCTGCCGCTCTATGCGGTGGTCGAGACTGCCGAGCGGCCGTACCTGCTGGTGCACGCCGGTATTCAGGCCGAGGCGGCGCGTGCGTTTTTGCTTGAGCATGGTGTCGATTGCGGCGACGGCAGGGGAGCGGTCGATGCCGATCGCGAGTTGCTGCAGCAAATGCTCGCCGTGCAGTCGTCCGATGACTTGCTCTGGATTCGTCACGGCTATTGGGATGCTCCGACGGGGCTGCTTTCTGCCGAGGGCAAGGGCCCGGTCGTGGTGAGCGGCCACACGCCCACGGTATCGCTGGGGCGCTATTGCGAGGTTGGCGGCCTGGCGGGACTTGATGAGGAGTCGGGCCGCGGGCAGATGGTGCTCCTGGGTGGCGAGGATACCGCCGGCGTGCCCGATCGCATCGATATCGACTGCGCCGCCGCCACCGGCTCCGAGTTCGGCCGCGTGGGTATCCTGCGCTTGGATGACGGGGCGGAGTTCTACGCGAACATCAACCCGGGCGAATAA
- a CDS encoding potassium/proton antiporter — MNQILLFIGFVIILCLTIKPVGKKLPFPTLLIFIALGMLLGVNGPAHIDFSDYALTETVCSTALLFIMFYGGFNTNIDRAKPVAAPAVLLSTLGVVITAGITGAFAHFALGFDWIGGLLLGSVVASTDAASVFSVLREHNLSLRSGTDSLLEVESGSNDPVAYMLTAVLATLAAGGNIDIPVLLAKQIILGVGLGLVIGWTSSRLIERAHATAEGAQTIFLFAVAIVAYALPSYLGGNGFLAVYLAGIVLGASDITGKVEMAHFFDTLTEMAEMTIFFLLGLLVTPARLPQMLLPGLALMAFMLFVSRPIAVGMLLAPFKTNPRQVALVSWAGLRGAASVVFSLFAVVVGVPGGHDLFDLVFVIAVSSIVVQGSLLPAVAKKLDMIDAEGDVRRTFNDYRDEDGMSFVKLKVGAGHPFVGRSLADIGSATDMLVVLVLRDGAHPVLPNGDTVIEEGDLLVMAAPTFEERAEVTLREVTVTPHGRLAGQRLRDVPQGKHPFIVVMLKRDGQTIIPDGNTLIYAGDEAVIATLAS, encoded by the coding sequence ATGAATCAGATCCTTCTCTTTATCGGCTTCGTCATCATTTTGTGCCTGACCATCAAACCCGTCGGCAAAAAGCTCCCCTTCCCCACCCTGCTCATCTTTATCGCGCTCGGCATGCTGCTGGGCGTCAACGGCCCGGCGCACATCGACTTTAGCGACTACGCGCTCACCGAAACCGTCTGCAGCACGGCGCTGCTGTTCATCATGTTCTACGGCGGCTTTAACACCAACATCGACCGTGCCAAGCCCGTCGCCGCGCCGGCGGTGCTGCTGAGCACGCTCGGCGTTGTCATCACCGCTGGCATCACCGGCGCGTTTGCGCACTTCGCGCTGGGCTTCGACTGGATCGGCGGCCTGCTGCTGGGCTCGGTCGTGGCATCGACCGACGCGGCGAGCGTCTTTAGCGTGCTGCGCGAGCACAACCTGTCGCTGAGGAGCGGCACCGACTCGCTGCTCGAGGTCGAATCGGGCTCCAACGACCCCGTCGCCTACATGCTCACCGCGGTGCTCGCGACCCTTGCGGCGGGCGGCAATATCGACATTCCCGTGCTGCTGGCCAAGCAGATCATCCTGGGCGTGGGGCTGGGCCTTGTCATCGGCTGGACATCCAGCCGCCTGATTGAACGCGCACACGCAACGGCCGAGGGCGCGCAGACTATCTTTTTGTTCGCCGTGGCGATCGTCGCCTACGCGCTGCCAAGCTACCTGGGCGGCAACGGCTTTTTGGCTGTATACCTGGCGGGCATCGTGCTGGGTGCGAGCGACATCACCGGCAAGGTCGAGATGGCGCACTTCTTCGATACCCTCACCGAGATGGCCGAGATGACCATCTTCTTCTTGCTGGGCCTGCTTGTCACACCCGCACGTCTGCCGCAAATGCTGCTACCGGGCCTGGCACTCATGGCGTTTATGCTCTTTGTGAGCCGCCCCATCGCCGTCGGCATGTTGTTGGCGCCCTTTAAGACGAACCCTCGCCAGGTCGCGCTCGTAAGCTGGGCGGGCCTGCGCGGCGCGGCTTCGGTCGTGTTTAGCCTCTTTGCCGTGGTGGTCGGTGTTCCCGGTGGGCACGACCTGTTTGACCTGGTGTTTGTGATCGCCGTGTCGAGCATTGTGGTGCAGGGCTCGCTGCTACCGGCGGTGGCGAAAAAGCTCGATATGATCGATGCAGAAGGCGACGTGCGCCGCACGTTTAACGACTACCGCGACGAGGACGGCATGTCGTTTGTCAAACTCAAGGTAGGCGCCGGACATCCGTTTGTGGGGCGCTCACTCGCAGATATTGGCAGCGCCACGGACATGCTGGTGGTCTTGGTGCTGCGCGACGGTGCGCACCCGGTGCTGCCCAACGGCGATACCGTCATCGAGGAAGGCGACCTTCTGGTTATGGCCGCGCCAACGTTTGAAGAGCGTGCCGAGGTTACGCTGCGCGAGGTCACCGTGACGCCCCACGGTCGCTTGGCAGGACAGCGCCTGCGCGATGTGCCGCAAGGCAAGCACCCGTTTATCGTGGTGATGCTCAAACGCGACGGCCAAACGATCATCCCCGACGGCAACACCCTCATATACGCCGGCGACGAAGCCGTCATTGCCACGCTGGCGTCGTAG
- the brxL gene encoding protease Lon-related BREX system protein BrxL, which translates to MFDSHDDDLWEVPSIDVDVPVEEAVPVEEAVPAEEAVPAPEPFGAVPVESAATTKDESSTDGYDQAAAEAPEDDGYDMDGLDGKLLEHFAGKIVRKDLTALMKRGANVPTFVLEYLLGMYCSTDDEDAVAEGLDRIRRILTDNYVRPDESERIKSKIRELGRFTIIDKVTAKLDEYKDIYVASFANLTIEPFVMPAEYVRDYSKILQGGIWCIMSIEYRHPVDEEDEFGMEVFGDDAPRRSKAKRKKRGPEDSPFSVASLTPIQMPNLDLDAMIDERQYFTRDEWLNMLLRSAGYESSELSEKERLHFIERMVPLIERNYNLCELGPRGTGKSHIYKEVSPYAILLSGGQTTTANLFGRMNSMRADRVGLVGHWDCVTFDEVAGMRFKDTNAVQIMKDYMASGSYARGRDQINADASMVFEGNINDTVQNVLKTTHLFDPFPPEFNNDSAFFDRIHYYLPGWEIPKMRSSLLTGHYGLITDCLSEFCKEMRRKDFTHHIDRYFRFNSDFNKRDEIAVRKTFSGLAKLLFPDEAMDKDDVRWLLDYAIEGRRRVKEQLKIMAGVEFIDVNLGYMDADNPQDVHVVRVPEQSEDTLIPDGPLLSGHVFGVGRSQGGEVAVYKLENKAVAGECKFKHEGVAFNKPVRDTLEAAFDNFVNLANRVAPGMHIGSKDYLLFYNDLQSKGLSEEVSLAEFVGLCSAACNRPVMPALAIPGILRMSGSMDEIRGLEDIMRVAKNAGAKRVILPLSAIAGLQSVSSEIISGLSPVFYMDGDPVDAAKKALDL; encoded by the coding sequence ATGTTTGATAGCCATGATGACGATCTGTGGGAAGTTCCCTCGATTGATGTGGATGTGCCTGTGGAGGAGGCCGTGCCCGTGGAGGAAGCCGTGCCTGCGGAGGAGGCCGTGCCTGCCCCGGAGCCGTTTGGTGCTGTGCCCGTTGAGTCTGCGGCGACCACCAAGGACGAATCCTCGACCGATGGCTATGACCAGGCCGCGGCCGAGGCCCCCGAGGACGACGGCTACGACATGGATGGCCTTGACGGCAAGCTGCTTGAGCACTTTGCTGGCAAGATCGTGCGTAAGGACCTGACGGCCCTTATGAAGCGCGGCGCCAACGTGCCCACCTTTGTGCTGGAGTACCTGCTGGGCATGTACTGCTCAACCGACGACGAGGATGCCGTGGCAGAGGGTTTGGACCGCATTCGCAGGATCCTCACTGATAACTACGTGCGTCCCGACGAGTCCGAGCGCATTAAGTCCAAGATCCGCGAGTTGGGTCGTTTTACCATCATCGACAAGGTGACGGCCAAGCTCGACGAGTACAAAGATATCTACGTGGCGTCGTTTGCCAACCTGACCATCGAGCCGTTTGTGATGCCGGCCGAGTACGTGCGCGACTATTCTAAGATTCTGCAGGGTGGCATTTGGTGCATTATGAGCATCGAGTATCGTCATCCCGTGGATGAGGAAGACGAGTTTGGCATGGAGGTCTTTGGCGACGATGCGCCGCGCCGCTCCAAGGCCAAGCGCAAAAAGCGTGGACCCGAGGACTCTCCGTTTAGCGTGGCGTCGCTCACGCCCATTCAGATGCCCAATCTGGACCTGGATGCCATGATTGACGAGCGCCAGTACTTTACGCGCGACGAGTGGCTCAATATGCTGCTGCGCTCTGCCGGCTATGAGTCCAGCGAGCTTTCGGAGAAAGAGCGCCTGCACTTTATCGAGCGTATGGTGCCGCTCATCGAGCGCAACTACAACCTGTGCGAGTTGGGTCCCCGCGGCACCGGCAAGAGCCATATCTACAAAGAGGTCTCGCCATACGCCATCTTGCTTTCGGGCGGCCAGACCACCACGGCCAACCTGTTCGGCCGCATGAACTCCATGCGCGCCGATCGCGTGGGCTTGGTGGGCCATTGGGATTGCGTGACGTTCGACGAGGTCGCCGGCATGCGCTTTAAGGACACCAATGCCGTGCAGATCATGAAGGACTACATGGCGAGTGGCAGCTACGCGCGCGGCCGCGACCAGATCAACGCCGATGCCTCCATGGTCTTTGAGGGCAACATCAACGACACCGTGCAAAATGTCCTTAAGACCACGCACCTGTTTGACCCGTTCCCGCCGGAGTTTAACAACGATTCGGCCTTCTTCGACCGTATCCACTATTACCTGCCGGGCTGGGAAATTCCCAAGATGCGTTCGAGCCTGCTGACCGGGCATTATGGCCTGATCACCGACTGCCTGTCGGAGTTTTGCAAGGAGATGCGCCGCAAGGACTTTACACACCATATCGACCGCTACTTCCGCTTTAACAGCGACTTTAACAAGCGCGATGAGATCGCCGTGCGCAAGACCTTTAGCGGCCTGGCCAAGCTGCTGTTCCCCGACGAGGCCATGGACAAGGACGACGTGCGCTGGCTGTTGGATTACGCCATCGAGGGCCGTCGCCGCGTAAAGGAGCAGCTCAAGATTATGGCGGGCGTCGAGTTTATCGACGTCAACCTGGGCTATATGGATGCCGACAACCCGCAGGACGTGCACGTGGTGCGCGTGCCCGAGCAGTCCGAGGACACGCTGATTCCCGACGGGCCGCTGCTGTCCGGCCACGTGTTTGGCGTGGGCAGGTCGCAGGGCGGCGAGGTTGCCGTGTACAAGCTGGAGAACAAGGCGGTTGCCGGCGAGTGCAAGTTTAAGCACGAGGGCGTGGCATTTAACAAGCCGGTGCGCGATACGTTGGAAGCGGCGTTTGACAACTTTGTAAACCTGGCGAACCGCGTGGCGCCGGGCATGCACATTGGCTCCAAGGATTATCTGCTGTTCTACAACGACCTGCAGAGCAAGGGCCTGTCCGAGGAAGTTTCGCTCGCCGAGTTTGTGGGACTTTGCTCTGCGGCATGCAACCGCCCGGTGATGCCCGCGCTGGCGATTCCGGGAATCTTGCGCATGTCGGGCTCTATGGACGAGATCCGCGGGCTCGAGGACATTATGCGCGTAGCCAAAAACGCCGGCGCCAAGCGCGTGATTTTGCCGCTGAGTGCCATTGCGGGCCTGCAGAGCGTTTCGTCCGAGATTATCTCGGGCCTGAGCCCGGTGTTCTATATGGATGGCGACCCGGTTGACGCCGCGAAGAAGGCGCTAGATCTGTAG
- the pglZ gene encoding BREX-1 system phosphatase PglZ type A, which produces MPKIDVEEQLKLRFLQPLPAYMPRRVVVWHDADGEFAPEFERLAAEGFDGAGTDDGVMPAHGNFERPVRFVEACEGRMFAVKKLVNRDDLVSDILLYRRCPRGRLEGDWLADVELYADRFQADYLSLLADQLGIENIDAVRESLRAHKAFFIAKSRCAKFVACVPHAASASDIERGILTVIFGGKEPGDARPAFVLRGCMATLLHEGPEALAALVDKYCVRDVLAAFMLRCYGFDGPLHERDSLLMLASHVLLTAASTALPEGALKGLENYMAPAYGPYCLEAVRTWDQAADARASSEDLFEICRLVEDARGLFARFETLPIDALASLDVFPCVNEAVLSQLFCSFAQGADRVEDARAFAARRCDLSWYRRVESYFDLLVAVADMCAFRQTHAGGFHLAQSQQVWDAYTSDWYAMDAAYRHMCTAYLRARSVECDALEEPARAVADWAENLYSNWFLADANACWAAAAQGEWADCGYIDGPARQDEFYWHVLPAFVGSAKTTVVIVSDALRYEVARDVAALLERERGGNVKVSSMQAVFPSITEVGMPALLPHQVLELAEDGAFVLADGMPTATTPQREAVLTHVEPTARALRSSAYLNMAGTERKALLKDSRLVYLYHNKIDATGEKAATQDDVFDACVDTVEELAALARRVCTDAPGARVVMTADHGFIYTRRELNECQMLGKPDLPFLDAPVMHGKRHLVVPNEAVAKLSEEACGVFVNVGMGRLGAGFEGFAPRENVHFKRPGGTNNYVHGGMSLQELCVPVIGFWRARSGSKGFVDTRVATLRVLSEGRRVTNSLFSVNLIQEEPAQGKVLPCEYELVFTDASGNEVSDTVKAHANKTSANSQERVVHAKFALRAADGFSAKGPYYLVCRERETGKIVWRETYTIAVSFAPVADFGF; this is translated from the coding sequence ATGCCCAAGATCGATGTAGAAGAACAGCTCAAGCTGCGGTTTTTGCAACCGTTGCCCGCATACATGCCCCGCCGTGTGGTGGTTTGGCACGATGCAGACGGCGAGTTTGCTCCTGAGTTTGAACGTTTGGCCGCCGAGGGCTTCGACGGTGCGGGGACTGATGACGGCGTTATGCCCGCTCACGGTAACTTTGAGCGCCCAGTGCGGTTTGTTGAAGCCTGCGAGGGCCGCATGTTTGCCGTCAAGAAGCTCGTCAACCGCGATGACCTTGTGAGCGATATCTTGCTGTATCGCCGTTGCCCGCGCGGCAGGCTTGAGGGCGATTGGCTTGCCGATGTTGAGCTGTATGCTGACCGGTTTCAAGCTGATTATCTTTCGCTTTTGGCCGATCAGCTGGGTATCGAGAATATCGATGCCGTGCGCGAGAGCTTGCGAGCGCACAAGGCGTTCTTTATCGCCAAGTCCCGCTGCGCTAAGTTTGTCGCATGCGTTCCGCATGCCGCGAGTGCATCCGATATCGAGCGCGGAATCCTTACGGTGATCTTTGGCGGCAAGGAGCCGGGCGACGCGCGGCCCGCGTTTGTATTGCGCGGCTGCATGGCCACGCTGCTGCACGAGGGTCCCGAGGCGCTGGCCGCGCTGGTGGATAAGTACTGTGTGCGCGATGTTCTCGCTGCCTTTATGCTGCGCTGTTATGGGTTTGATGGACCGCTGCACGAGCGTGATTCACTTCTTATGCTTGCATCCCATGTGCTTCTTACGGCGGCATCCACCGCACTTCCCGAGGGAGCGCTCAAGGGGCTCGAAAACTATATGGCTCCCGCCTACGGCCCCTATTGCCTTGAGGCGGTACGTACGTGGGACCAGGCCGCCGATGCCCGGGCATCGAGCGAGGACCTATTTGAGATTTGTCGTTTAGTTGAGGATGCCCGCGGGCTCTTTGCACGGTTCGAGACCCTGCCGATCGATGCGCTGGCTTCGCTTGATGTGTTCCCGTGCGTCAACGAGGCTGTGCTCTCGCAGCTGTTCTGCTCGTTTGCGCAAGGTGCAGACCGTGTTGAGGATGCGCGTGCCTTTGCTGCGCGCCGTTGCGACCTAAGCTGGTACCGTCGTGTCGAGAGCTACTTTGACCTGCTTGTCGCTGTGGCCGATATGTGCGCGTTTAGGCAGACGCACGCGGGTGGGTTCCATCTGGCGCAGTCCCAGCAGGTGTGGGATGCCTATACGTCCGATTGGTATGCCATGGACGCTGCCTATCGCCATATGTGCACCGCGTATCTGCGGGCACGCTCCGTCGAGTGCGATGCGCTCGAGGAACCTGCCCGCGCCGTGGCGGACTGGGCGGAGAATCTCTACAGCAACTGGTTCTTGGCGGATGCCAATGCCTGCTGGGCGGCTGCTGCGCAAGGGGAGTGGGCCGATTGCGGCTACATCGATGGTCCCGCACGGCAGGATGAGTTTTACTGGCATGTGCTGCCCGCCTTTGTGGGTTCTGCCAAAACAACGGTCGTTATCGTGAGCGATGCGCTGCGTTATGAGGTTGCCCGCGACGTTGCGGCGCTGCTCGAGCGCGAACGCGGCGGCAACGTCAAGGTCTCTAGCATGCAGGCGGTCTTTCCCTCCATTACCGAGGTGGGCATGCCTGCGCTGCTGCCGCACCAGGTGCTTGAGCTTGCAGAGGATGGCGCGTTTGTGTTGGCTGACGGCATGCCCACTGCGACGACTCCGCAGCGCGAGGCCGTACTTACCCACGTTGAGCCCACGGCCCGCGCTTTGCGCTCGAGCGCATACCTCAACATGGCGGGAACCGAGCGCAAAGCGCTGCTCAAAGACTCCAGGCTCGTTTATCTCTACCACAACAAGATCGATGCCACGGGCGAGAAGGCAGCTACGCAGGATGACGTTTTCGATGCCTGCGTGGACACCGTGGAGGAACTTGCCGCGTTGGCGCGCCGCGTGTGCACCGACGCCCCGGGCGCGCGTGTTGTTATGACGGCGGATCATGGCTTCATCTACACGCGTCGTGAGCTCAACGAGTGCCAGATGCTCGGCAAGCCAGACCTTCCCTTCCTTGACGCTCCTGTCATGCACGGCAAGCGTCATCTGGTGGTGCCCAACGAGGCCGTGGCCAAGCTTTCGGAAGAAGCATGCGGGGTGTTTGTTAATGTTGGCATGGGACGTTTAGGTGCCGGTTTTGAGGGATTTGCCCCGCGCGAGAACGTGCACTTCAAGCGTCCCGGCGGCACTAACAACTACGTCCACGGCGGCATGAGCCTGCAGGAGCTCTGCGTGCCCGTTATCGGATTTTGGCGTGCGCGCTCGGGTTCCAAGGGCTTTGTCGATACGCGCGTGGCGACGCTGCGCGTGCTAAGCGAGGGACGCCGAGTGACCAACTCGCTCTTCTCGGTCAACTTGATCCAGGAAGAACCCGCCCAAGGCAAGGTCTTGCCGTGCGAGTATGAGCTGGTGTTTACCGACGCAAGCGGCAACGAGGTGAGCGATACAGTCAAGGCGCATGCCAACAAGACTTCTGCTAACTCGCAGGAGCGCGTGGTGCATGCCAAGTTTGCGCTGCGTGCAGCGGATGGATTCTCGGCCAAGGGTCCGTACTATCTGGTCTGCCGCGAGCGCGAAACGGGCAAGATCGTTTGGCGCGAGACGTACACCATTGCTGTTTCGTTTGCCCCTGTTGCTGACTTTGGTTTTTAG
- the pglX gene encoding BREX-1 system adenine-specific DNA-methyltransferase PglX, translated as MNDSALKSFCTWARTELIKGVEAQMVRYGITEPAPAPVGSETVNCLPLSPAEIEQRDELLRMQAEVGHEALRDRAAYTWFNRIVAIRFMDACGWLPSRMRMLSRADGSHGSEAVENALDVEITTADTDRIAELKMAGLDEPLWRYLFVAQCEELADCLPGVFERVGGAMELLLPQGLMMADSVVGKLNAVLTDEDWREGVTVLGWMYQYYNADVKDEFFKSKRKAAAADIAPATQLFTPEWIVRYMVENSLGRLWMLNNPGSSLRERMEYYIEPDAEHEDFIRISSPEEITLCDPACGSGHILVYAFELLFHMYEERGYREREIPELILTKNLAGMEIDSRAAQIAELALAMCAREHDRRFFRRGVRADVTVLSSIPLGEDELPGNKKLAEELSHLGEIGSLLNPSEDEIDELKAAAASCSDDLFAATAKTKLESAAAICEKLSRRFTCTVANPPYMGSSSFNPFMSKWIKKNYPDVKSDLFSSFVVRMFKFAKDHGECGVMSPFVWMFIGSYEKLRNEIINDRTLTSLIQLEYSGFAGATVPICTYTFHNSFIKGYKGGYVRLSDFVGAAAQAPKALEAIQNPDCGWFYRRDADTFKQIPGTPIAYWASDGLLSAFSLGHSVGDYSDYTGSQNKTGDNNLYLRLFWEVGARSVGRKGSWATYSKGGDFRRWFGNLHWLVSIKKDAIEFYQSNPTSNLLASKYWFSEGVCYTMLTSGKPSFRLLPPTGGFDMAGPCICGLGSSENWTLGFLNCSIAADALSMLNPTLNMQARDIKALPMLISAEYKPAINSLVDSNVSISKNDWDSFETSWDFKRNPLV; from the coding sequence ATGAACGATTCTGCTCTTAAGAGCTTCTGCACCTGGGCCCGTACGGAGCTCATCAAAGGCGTGGAGGCGCAGATGGTGCGTTACGGCATCACCGAACCTGCACCCGCGCCCGTTGGGTCCGAGACCGTCAACTGCCTACCCCTAAGTCCGGCTGAGATTGAGCAACGCGACGAACTGCTGCGCATGCAGGCAGAGGTGGGTCACGAGGCGCTGCGCGACCGTGCGGCCTACACCTGGTTCAACCGCATCGTGGCCATTCGCTTCATGGATGCATGCGGATGGCTTCCCAGCCGTATGCGCATGCTAAGTCGCGCGGACGGCAGCCATGGCAGCGAGGCCGTGGAGAACGCACTGGACGTGGAAATAACGACGGCCGATACTGATCGCATAGCCGAGCTCAAGATGGCGGGCTTGGATGAACCGTTGTGGCGCTACCTGTTTGTTGCTCAGTGCGAGGAGCTTGCCGATTGCCTGCCGGGCGTCTTTGAACGCGTGGGCGGAGCCATGGAGCTGCTGTTGCCCCAGGGCCTCATGATGGCTGACAGTGTGGTGGGCAAACTCAATGCCGTCCTCACTGACGAGGACTGGCGCGAGGGCGTAACCGTTCTGGGCTGGATGTATCAGTACTACAACGCCGACGTTAAAGACGAGTTCTTCAAGTCCAAGCGCAAGGCAGCGGCGGCGGACATCGCGCCCGCCACGCAGCTCTTCACCCCCGAGTGGATCGTGCGCTATATGGTCGAGAACTCGCTCGGCCGTCTGTGGATGCTCAACAATCCGGGGAGTTCGCTACGCGAGCGCATGGAGTATTACATCGAGCCCGATGCTGAGCACGAGGACTTCATTCGCATTTCGAGTCCCGAGGAGATAACCCTCTGCGACCCCGCATGCGGCTCGGGCCATATCTTGGTCTATGCGTTTGAGCTGCTCTTCCATATGTACGAGGAGCGCGGCTATCGTGAGCGCGAGATTCCCGAGCTCATTCTTACTAAAAACCTCGCAGGCATGGAAATCGATTCCCGCGCGGCACAGATCGCGGAGCTGGCGCTTGCCATGTGCGCCCGCGAGCACGACCGTCGCTTCTTTAGGCGTGGCGTTCGCGCCGACGTTACCGTGCTCTCGAGCATCCCGCTAGGGGAGGACGAGCTGCCGGGTAACAAGAAGCTCGCCGAGGAGCTGAGTCATTTGGGCGAGATTGGTTCGCTGCTCAATCCTTCAGAGGACGAGATCGACGAGCTCAAGGCTGCCGCCGCGAGTTGTTCCGATGACCTTTTTGCCGCTACGGCCAAAACTAAGCTCGAAAGCGCTGCCGCCATCTGCGAGAAGCTGTCCCGTCGTTTTACCTGCACCGTTGCGAATCCTCCGTATATGGGCAGCAGCAGCTTTAATCCATTCATGAGCAAGTGGATCAAGAAGAACTACCCCGACGTGAAGAGCGACCTGTTCTCCAGTTTTGTCGTTCGCATGTTCAAATTTGCTAAAGATCATGGTGAGTGCGGCGTAATGTCGCCTTTCGTCTGGATGTTTATCGGAAGTTACGAGAAGCTCCGCAACGAGATTATCAACGACAGAACGCTGACTTCTCTCATCCAGCTTGAGTACTCGGGCTTTGCTGGCGCTACTGTGCCCATCTGTACCTATACGTTCCACAACTCATTCATTAAGGGCTACAAGGGCGGCTATGTTCGCCTTTCTGACTTCGTTGGAGCTGCTGCCCAGGCCCCCAAGGCCCTCGAGGCAATCCAAAACCCCGACTGCGGCTGGTTCTACCGCCGCGATGCCGATACCTTCAAGCAAATCCCCGGCACCCCCATAGCCTACTGGGCCAGTGACGGGTTACTCTCTGCTTTCTCTTTGGGCCACTCCGTTGGCGATTATTCGGACTATACAGGGTCTCAAAATAAAACAGGCGACAACAATTTATATTTGCGCTTGTTTTGGGAGGTCGGCGCGCGTTCGGTTGGGCGAAAAGGCTCATGGGCTACTTACTCAAAGGGCGGCGACTTTCGTCGATGGTTTGGCAATCTTCATTGGTTGGTTTCGATCAAAAAGGACGCAATTGAGTTTTACCAGAGTAATCCGACCTCCAATTTACTGGCGTCAAAATATTGGTTCAGTGAAGGCGTTTGTTACACAATGCTGACATCAGGCAAGCCGAGTTTCAGGCTGTTGCCGCCGACGGGCGGATTTGACATGGCCGGCCCATGCATTTGTGGCCTGGGCTCAAGCGAGAACTGGACCCTAGGTTTCCTTAATTGCTCTATTGCCGCCGATGCCCTCAGCATGCTTAACCCTACTCTTAACATGCAGGCGAGAGACATCAAAGCACTTCCCATGCTTATTTCCGCTGAGTATAAACCGGCAATTAATAGTCTGGTCGATAGCAATGTGTCCATTTCAAAAAATGATTGGGACTCGTTTGAAACCTCTTGGGATTTCAAACGTAACCCTTTGGTTTAG